From a single Amyelois transitella isolate CPQ chromosome 18, ilAmyTran1.1, whole genome shotgun sequence genomic region:
- the LOC106137405 gene encoding uncharacterized protein LOC106137405, translating to MDKTMQTDIFKDFAQRLRKFTLQDVYIIVIDEDVTEQLKKYMRLLCDIKLEADCYNAYYGAMKKILASFISYYSYAIDRVIVGTDKYMNVVNRDELFSLVEKTIGIHVDQQISFGKDYLPVQSATERQNYDEIQTMYDDFMQKFCELRQRVEKLDKQDKVDDFAQEHFKFALEKTSEIFKFAHIYIALMLTDRLKEIRISLEEILLRLNNNLRQIQEECEQTTNTLMHNLYDQNKELMAVSRQYRNDSVEIAEIHRSIEKTREQLDAYKYEASQSRVEEEVEFWRNRLHEFNEVAEPLTKLKTEHENLEKQRALYASRTCTELPGSKADCWIQMGKNLDERSELLREKIIEVGKALITFFAVRGSDRVYYESDLGMYIVDEFDHQVYVKDFDLENYHVSCKGEFSQAKDTQKYFFDEFGRYIKDENGEKTYQIGVCTSQYKLDEDEVFRKITKDCGHSEAVNRKCKMRIKDPNDVEVLPDFEPADIKNSLDPEVVKYLWDSFGHILPNALRDVSRYHSKNPIHHLAHKLLHYKHEKTRAELDKSKKEANDFRLNIYKERQDKAAAESKAWKEKQVKRRKPEESDDMVERAVYDAKMAEQDFITSLNYFYS from the exons ATGGATAAGACAATGCAAACGGACATATTTAAAGACTTTGCACAACGCTTGAGAAAATTCACGCTACAAGATGTCTATATCATCGTTATTGACGAGGATGTAAcagaacaattaaaaaaatatatgcggTTACTTTGTGACATCAAACTTGAAGCAGATTGCTACAATGCTTATTATGGAGCAATGAAGAAAATACTAGCCAGTTTCATAAGTTATTACTCATATGCAATAGATCGGGTAATTGTTGGAACTGATAAATATATGAACGTCGTCAATAGAGacgaattattttctttagttgAGAAAACGATTGGTATCCATGTTGATCAGCAAATCAGCTTTGGCAAGGATTATCTTCCCGTCCAGTCTGCCACAGAAAGACAAAACTACGATGAAATACAAACGATGTACGATGACTTCATGCAGAAATTTTGCGAGTTAAGGCAAAGAGTAGAAAAATTGGATAAACAGGATAAAGTAGACGATTTTGCTCAAGAACATTTCAAATTCGCACTTGAAAAGACcagtgaaatttttaaattcgctCATATTTACATTGCCCTGATGTTAACGGATAGA CTGAAAGAAATCCGCATAAGTTTGGAAGAGATTCTTCTTCGCCTTAATAACAATCTCCGTCAAATACAAGAAGAATGTGAACAGACTACGAACACTCTCATGCATAACCTTTATGATCAAAATAAAGAACTTATGGCTGTATCCAGGCAGTACCGGAATGATTCTGTGGAGATCGCTGAA ataCACCGAAGTATTGAAAAAACACGAGAACAACTGGATGCATATAAATACGAAGCCTCACAATCTAGGGTAGAAGAAGAAGTAGAGTTTTGGAGAAACAGACTTCACGAGTTCAATGAAGTTGCTGAGCCACTGACCAAACTTAAGACTGAGCATGAGAATTTGGAAAAGCAAAGGGCATTATACGCTTCTAGGAC GTGTACTGAGCTTCCAGGCTCCAAAGCAGATTGTTGGATACAAATGGGCAAAAATTTGGATGAGAGGAGTGAGCTCCTAAGAGAGAAAATTATAGAAGTAGGAAAAGCCCTGATTACATTCTTTGCCGTTAGAG gttcAGATCGAGTGTATTATGAAAGCGACCTTGGCATGTATATCGTGGACGAATTTGACCATCAAGTCTACGTAAAGGACTTTGATTTAGAAAACTACCACGTCAGCTGCAAGGGTGAATTTTCACAG GCTAAAGatacgcaaaaatattttttcgatGAGTTCGGTCGCTACATCAAAGACGAGAATGGTGAGAAAACTTACCAAATTGGCGTCTGCACTAGCCAGTACAAATTAGATGAGGATGAAGTCTTTAGGAAGATCACCAAGGATTGTGGCCATTCTGAAGCTGTTAATAGGAAGTGTAAGATGAGGATTAAAGATCCGAACGATGTGGAGGTGTTGCCTGATTTTGAACCAGCTGATATAAAAA ATAGTCTTGACCCTGAAGTTGTAAAATACTTGTGGGACAGTTTCGGTCATATTTTACCGAACGCCTTGCGCGATGTGTCTCGCTATCACAGCAAAAACCCCATACATCATCTTGCACATAAATTGCTCCactataa ACACGAGAAAACACGCGCAGAGCTCGATAAAAGCAAAAAAGAAGCAAATGATTTCCGCCTCAATATTTATAAGGAGCGCCAAGAT AAAGCAGCAGCTGAATCCAAGGCCTGGAAAGAGAAGCAAGTGAAGCGTCGCAAGCCAGAGGAATCAGACGACATGGTGGAGCGAGCCGTCTACGACGCGAAGATGGCAGAACAAGATTTTATCACGTCGCTCAATTATTTCTATAGTTAA
- the LOC106137435 gene encoding protein preli-like: MARYFENTSTFNFSWDQVACGYWKRYPNPQSTHVLSEDTCCRQVKDGCLYTKRLLTKTNRVPKWGERFFNAKSVKIIEESIVDPEKKILITYTRNLGYTKVMSVVERVEYRSAGPGQTVARRSAWIDSQVFGFSRAIRAFGVERFRKNCTQMVNGFNHVLHSMFPRQVPSQHTMTPMTHTLKEMREAAAAATDRAKANVLSSVNRT; the protein is encoded by the exons atggcaagatattttgaaaatacatcGACCTTCAACTTCAGTTGGGACCAAGTTGCATGTGGGTACTGGAAAAGGTACCCTAACCCGCAAAG TACCCATGTGCTCTCGGAGGACACTTGCTGTCGGCAAGTGAAAGACGGCTGCCTCTACACGAAGAGGCTCCTCACCAAAACCAACAGAGTGCCCAAATGGGGAGAGAG GTTCTTCAATgcgaaatcagtgaaaatcaTTGAAGAGAGCATAGTGGATCCTGAGAAGAAAATTCTGATCACATACACTAGGAACTTAGGATATACAAAAGTTATG AGCGTGGTGGAACGGGTGGAATACAGATCAGCGGGGCCCGGTCAGACCGTGGCGAGGCGGTCGGCGTGGATCGACTCGCAGGTGTTCGGCTTCTCCAGGGCGATACGAGCGTTCGGAGTCGAACGGTTCCGGAAGAATTGTACCCAAATG GTGAACGGTTTCAATCACGTCCTACACTCAATGTTTCCACGGCAAGTGCCATCCCAACACACCATGACGCCCATGACGCACACTCTAAAAGAGATGCGAGAGGCCGCCGCGGCCGCCACCGACCGCGCCAAGGCGAACGTCCTGTCATCTGTCAACAGGACATAA
- the LOC106137414 gene encoding probable methyltransferase-like protein 15 homolog, translating to MTSQYKKFVKLIAKWPLDVSKGERDLGKVIRDKVKLAFETSDRQALDSEFCNRQYNSLNKLADNYYRNKYKRTKTSTATGLNAEECNVILSNEVLDYLKEENKGLVRHSIGRRLSTEQIEYKGHTPVMLNEAVKYLNPKDDEVYIDMTFGAGGHSRKILETANCRLITLDRDPTAYERAKELAKEYPNRVTPLLGRFSELPKLLKENGISQCSLDGILFDFGCSSMQLDNGERGFSVSKNGYLDMRMDAGREPDQITAREVLATASEQELYKIFKIYGEEKKAAKIAQTIIQARYMIKNIDTTQELVDIVNSCCPDEIRLDKLNRPQSNATKIFQALRIFVNNELNELNYGMVLAKYYLKINGRLVTICFHSLEDTIVKRHIAGNIINEVANPVPLKYLSPTLVQDQDTINHFLDTPWMALNKHVEVPTDEEVERNPRSRSARLRAAIKVK from the exons ATGACTTCTCAATATAAGAAATTTGTTAAATTGATCGCTAAATGGCCTTTGGATGTTAGTAAAGGTGAAag AGATCTAGGAAAAGTGATCAGAGACAAAGTTAAACTCGCTTTCGAGACATCAGACAGACAAGCCTTGGACTCTGAATTCTGTAATCGGCAGTACAACTCGCTGAACAAATTGGCGGACAATTActacagaaataaatacaaacgCACCAAAACCAGCACAGCCACGGGATTAAACGCTGAAGAGTGCAACGTTATACTTTCCAACGAAGTACTCGACtatctaaaagaagaaaacaaaggttt GGTTCGCCACTCCATCGGCAGACGATTATCTACAGAACAAATAGAGTATAAAGGTCATACTCCTGTTATGTTGAATGAAGCTGTCAAATATCTAAATCCTAAAGATGATGAGGTTTATATTGATATGACATTTGGGGCGGGCGGGCACTCACGTAAAATTCTAGAAACTGCCAATTGTCGTTTAATCACGTTAGATAGAGACCCCACTGCTTATGAAAGAGCTAAAGAACTTGCTAAAGAATACCCGAATAGAGTTACACCTTTATTGGGCAGGTTTAGTGAATTACCAAAgctgttaaaagaaaatggcATTAGTCAGTGTAGTTTAGATGGGATTCTATTTGATTTTGGTTGTTCATCCATGCAATTAGATAATGGAGAAAGGGGCTTCTCGGTCAGTAAGAATGGCTATTTGGACATGAGAATGGATGCCGGTCGGGAACCAGATCAAATCACGGCCCGGGAGGTTTTAGCCACAGCAAGCGAACAAGAACTGTATAAAATCTTCAAAATTTATGGCGAAGAGAAAAAAGCTGCTAAAATTGCACAAACTATTATACAAGCCCGATACATGATTAAAAACATTGATACAACACAAGAATTAGTTGATATTGTAAACTCCTGTTGCCCTGATGAAATAAGACTAGACAAATTAAACAGACCACAATCTAatgcaacaaaaatatttcaagctctacgtatatttgtaaataatgaaCTGAATGAACTTAATTATGGGATGGTACTAGCgaagtattatttaaaaatcaatggAAGGCTTGTGACAATATGCTTCCATTCATTAGAAGATACAATAGTGAAACGTCATATAGCAGGTAACATTATAAATGAAGTGGCGAATCCTGTTCCGTTGAAGTATTTAAGCCCTACATTAGTTCAGGACCAAGATACTATTAACCATTTTCTGGATACACCATGGATGGCCCTCAATAAGCATGTGGAGGTGCCGACGGATGAAGAAGTTGAGAGGAATCCGCGAAGCAGGAGTGCAAGATTACGAGCCGCTATCAAAGTAAAATAG